Within the Staphylococcus argenteus genome, the region TAACTTGATCTGCCATATCTAAGAAATAACCTGTCTCAAATACACCAGTCAGATGAATTAAATATTCATGGAATTGATATGGGTCAATACCTTCTGGAAGTTGGCAGTCTAAAATATAGTTGCCATTATCTGTTATAAAAGCGACATCTTCATTTACACGACGTTCTACTCTAATATCAGCATATGATTCAATTTTACGCAAAATATGATACCAATTAAATTTGTCAACTTCTACTGGCAACTTAAAAGTTTCTCCTAAATATCTTACTATTTTAGTTTCATCAACAACAACAACAAAGCGTGACGCCATTTCATCGATAACTTTTTCTCTAAACAAAGCACCACCGCCACCTTTAATAATATTTAAAGACGGATCCACTTCATCAGCGCCATCAATTGCTAAATCAATATGATCTACATCATTAATTTCACATATCTTAATACCTAATTCTTTAGCTAAAAATGCAATTTTATTTGAAGTACAAACACCAGTAATATTATAACCTCGATTTTTAATTAGTTCTGCTATTTTCGGCAAAAGTAATTCCATCGTACTTCCTGTACCAATTCCAAGTACCATATCACCATTGATTTGGCTTAAAACATCTTCCAACGTCATCAACTTAAGTGCTTTGACATCTTTCATGCGGGTAGCCTCCCATAATTCTGTAATCTATTCAATTAATATTTTACATGACCAGTATAAATTAACATACCCTTATTTCTAACATTTTTTAAAACAATTCAATCAACATTCGTATAAAAACAAAGATTTTATAGTACAATATATTTTAAACTTTACTCTAAGGAGAATGACATGATAGCAATTCGTGCAATATCGACTGGGAAAATACAAGATTTACCCTATAGCACTAAAAGACCCATGCGCTCAGCTTTAGATAAAACCGCAATTAAAGAACGAACTTGGTTATCAACAATAGGTTTTGCAGGTGATGAGCAAGCATATAAAGACCATGGAGGTCCTCATAAAGCTGTTTGTGGATTTAGTAAGCATAACTATAATATGTACCTTGATGACATTATTGAATTACCTACACATGCTATGTTTGGAGAAAATTTAACATTTGAAAATTTAGACGAAGCTGATGTTTTCTTCGGCAATCAATACCAATTAGGAGAAGCAGTCATCGAAGTTTCCGAAATTCGAGAACCTTGTTGGAAAATACAAGCAAAGTATAATATCCCTGATTTAGTGAAGCGCATGTCTACTTCTGGAAAAACAGGCTTCTATTTTCGTGTCTTAAAGCAAGGTTATGTTGCACCAAATGATCAACTACATTTAATTAAAGAGGCACCAATTGAACATCGTATGTCAATTAAACAACTGAATCACTTATACTATAACGACAGACAAAACGAAACACTACTTTTACAAGCGCTCAATAATCCTTATTTATCACCTGCACGCCGCGAAAAGCTTCAAAAAATGTATGATAGAACATTAAAATAACTAGTTATAAAATTGTTTTACAGTCAAATAAACATGAAAAAAAGGAATCAACATCGACATTAAATGATAGTTCATTAGCAATGCTGCCATTTTAAATATCACCATGTCGTTGCGTTGATTCCTATTTCTATATAAAGTATTCCATTTATATGAACGCACCTAAAAATTTCACTGCCGTTAGACTTCAAATAACTATGTTGCAAACGACTAGTTCAAACTTCAATTGAAGCTATCAGACACCCAACAAGCACTTTTTATTCATTATCAACTTTTTCTTGGATGCGGAAACTAGTTGTCGAATTAAATACTACGCCAGCTTTTAAAATGGATGGGGCCGTGTCACCATATAAATTAATATCATTTGGTAAAAATTGTGTTTCCAACGTAAAGCCAGAGTGTGGTTTATAAATATTAAATGAACTTTCCCATTCATCAGGTTGATTAAAAGTAAAAAATACAACATGTGGCATATCTGTATCTACTTCTAATGAAAATTCATGATTTTCAACAAACATCTTATGTTCACCAACTGTAAATGGATGATCTAACCCACCAAAATTTGTCATCTGTTCACTTAGTTGTGGGTGTTGCGACGTAAAAATATCACTTAACTTGATTTTATTATGTTCAAATACCTCGTGTAAATCGAGAACTTCACCAGTAACAATGTTTCTGTTATCTAATAAATACATATCCAACTGCTTACTAGAAATACGATGATTATCAACGACATTATTATCTCTATTCAAATTAAAATACACATGATTTGTTGGACTAAATAACGTATCTTCTGTAGCTACTGCTTCATATTCAATAGACCATTGATGATCGGCATCATAAATATGTGTAATCGTTACATTTACATCACCTGGGAAATGATCATCTGCTGATTTCAACACAGTTTTAAAAATCACTTTAATTTGAGCAATTTCATTTCTAATTTCATAATCAAACAACTTATTGTCCAAACCATGACGTCCACCATGCAAATGATGTACGCCGTTGTTTTGCTCTAAATGATATTCTTTACTATTCAACTGGAATTTAGCATTGTCAATTCTCCCGCTATATCTACCAATTGAAGCACCAAATTTAAATGGATTATTGTGATAGAATTCATCTGCTTCAACAACATTCCCCAAAACAATATTATTATCATGATATTTCCAAGATACTACTCTCGCTCCATAATTCGTAAAAATAATTTTAGTTTCATCATTATCAATTTTGATTAAATCTACACCATGTCTTTGATGTTCAACTTCAACTATCATTTTTACTTCTCCCTTCTAACCACACGTGTTTAAGCTCTGCTGGGTAGCAACATTACTAAAACACCTACAATACAAATGATTGCACCTATAATGTCATACTTATCTGGCATTTGTTTATCAACAATCATTGCGAAAATTAAACTCATAATAATAAACACGCCACCATATGCAGCATAGACTCTACCGAATGTCGGATATGATTGAAATGTTGCAATAACGCCATATAACATTAAAATCACGCCACCTATTAGACCAAACAGTGATGACTGTCCTTCCCTAAGCCACAGCCAAATAAGGTATCCCCCACCTATTTCACATATTCCTGCTAATAAAAATATAAAAATCGGATATAACATTACATCACTCCATCATGTTGTTCCAAAAGACATTCAATCAATTGTATTTTATTCATTAATAAAAATTATTACTTCACATTCCCATTTAAAAAGTTCGTTTTCACATACATATTGTACACTTTTTTAGGCATTATTCTATAGATAAATACAAAAAATAAGAGTAACACGCTTACATCATCGAATAATACGAAAAATATGTGTCACTCTTACTATCTTTTATTGTTTGAATACACGTCTAAATGTTTTGAATAGTCCACGTTCAAATGTCAGCACTGAATCTTTATATGTTTTAATTGCCATCCACAATAAGACTACTACCATTGCAATTGAGATTAAAGAACTTATAATTACTTCATTTATTTGAAGCGCTGACGTTTGGGCACGTACAACTAATTGAAACGGCGCAAAGAATGGAATATAACTAGTGATTATAGCAAGTTTCCCATCAGGATCATTAATTGTAAATAACGCAATATAAAATGCAATCATTCCTATTAATGTCATTGGCATTAAAGATTGATTCAGGTCTTCAATTCTAGATGTCAATGACCCAAGAATTGCTGCTAATAAGACAAACGCCATGATTCCAACGATACTACTTATAATTCCGACAATAATAATTTGCCAAGATAATTGATTCATTTCAACGTTAAAACCTTTAAGTAAGTCTTTTAAATCAAATGCATAAATACATATAACTGCCATTAATACAATTAAAATAATCTGAGTCACTGCGACTGCAATCACACCTAAAATTTTAGCAAAGATATGCCGAACTGGAGAAATACTAGTAATAATCATTTCAATCACGCGTGATGTCTTCTCACTAGCAATTTCCATTGCTATTTGAGATGCATAATTCAAAATAATAAAGAACATTAAAAAGATAATGCCATATGCCAATGCATAGTTAAAAATCTTTTGTCCTTCAGAAACTTTATCAACTTCATCTTTAGAAACAATTTTATTGTTAACTTTACTTTGTGCTTGTAATTTTTGTAAGTCTTGCTTATTAATATTTAATTCTGTAGCAACAAAGTTCGTTTGAATTGTTGTTAATAAAGCAGTCACTTTTTGCGTATCCTCTTTACTTACACGTTTCTCACTTATAATGGTCGCTTGCAATGTGTTATCTTTATTCAGATTGATTACATAAGCTTTATCGAGTTTATGATTTTTCACTTGTTTTTCAGCATCATCTTTAGAGACTTTCGTATATTTAGCATCACTTTGAAACGCTTTTCCCTGCTGCTTAAATGCGTTATAAATTTGTTCATTCGGTGCTGCCACACCAATTTTATCTGGTCCATCATCAAACATATTTATAATCTTATCGATATTTGAAAGACCAATCATTAATACTGCAATGATAATCATAAAAATAATAAATGATTTTGCTTTAATTTTATTAATGTAAGTCAAACTGAATGTCGCCCAAAACTTATTCATCCTTGCCACCTACTTTCGCAATGAATATATCTTGCAATGATGGTTCTACAACTTGGAATCGTTTAACATAACCTTGTTGTGTTACAACTTGATAAATATTTTTTGCCACCGCTTCATCTTCAATTGTTAAACGTATGCCTTGCTTAATACTTTCACTTTGAATGATGCCATCTATTTGCGATAAATCTGGTATAGGTGCTTCTGATTCAATTACAACTTTTTGGTATCCATTCGATGAACGTACATGCTGAATATCACCTGACACAATTAATTTACCTTTATCTAAAATACATACGTCATCACATAATTCTTCAACATGTTCCATACGATGTGAACTATAAACAATCGTACTTCCCCAATCATTTAAATCTTTAACTGCTTCTTTTAACAGTTCAACATTGACGGGATCTAAACCACTAAATGGTTCATCTAAAATGAGTAATTCTGGTTTATGTAACATACTTGCTAAAAGTTGAATCTTTTGTTGATTTCCTTTCGACAAACTATCGATACGCTTTTTGCGATTTTCAGTTATGTCAAATCGGTCAAGCCAATAAGTCATTTGACTTTGAATATCTTTCTTTGACATCCCTTTCAAAGTTGCTAAATATTTTAATTCATCTTCGACTGTCATTTTAGCATGTAAGCCACGTTCTTCCGGTAAATAACCGATACGATTATACATCGTTTTATCTAATTTTTTACCATTATATGTAATGTGTCCTTCTGTTGGTTCACTTAAGCCTAAAATCATACGAAATGTCGTTGTTTTACCTGCACCATTTCTTCCTAGAAAGCCTAACATTTTGCCTGATTCTAACTCTAATGAAATATCATTTACTGCCGTCATCTTACCAAAACGTTTTGTAACATGTTCAATTACAAGTCCCATCTTTTGCCTCCTCAAATAATATCTATTTATCTTAATATAACATTTCTATACACTTTACATGCAATATTTTTTAAATTTTCAAGGTTGGAAAATGACTCATATTTACTTCATGGCATATTTAGAGTCATTAATGTTTGGAAAACTCTTTTCATTGTTCTAATGCTTCATTTGCAAAAAAATATCCCAGCAACAATCTGCTGAGATATTTATATCATTAAAATTGATTATCTGTTTCTTCCGGTGTTTTCGGTGTTTCTAATGTTCCAGCTACTTCTGGTTGTTTTTTAATTGTAGATGGGTATTTTGGGCTTTCGCCATATTTATTTGCCGGCTTACTGTCAAAGCATAGGAACACTATCATTGTAACTGAAAGTCCAAAACAAACAAGATAAAGAAGTACTAACAAAATTAAAATTCCAATTGGCATATACATTAAATCATTATCATAATATGAATCGATACACTGCACTACTATAGAGAATACAATACCATATGCAAACATTATAATTGGTAATACCATTGTTCTTGATATATCATGAAATCTTCGAACGCTTAATGCCAAATTTGGAATAATCGTTGCTAATAAATAGGCAAACATATATATAACTGTAAGTATTAATATCATCACACCAAACATAGATAATACTTCAGCATTTGTTTCCTCACCTATACCCACAAATACTATTCCCATAAGCATCACGAAGAAAGCAGGAAGTAAAAATATTAAATGCCACAGCGTCATATACCAATATTCACTTCGTCTTGATCTTCCCGTAAAATTAACATAATTTTTCCAAAATAATACAAATGATTTCATAAAACCTACTTGAGGTAATTGTTCCATTGCGTTTTCTCCCTTTCATTAATCATATTTATATTTTTAATCATTATTCCTGTTATGAAGTGTTTGATTCATTAACTAGCCAATTCTCTTCAACAACCTCCAACATACACAAAGCACATAGTTAAAGCTGAGTCTTTTATATCACTATTTCAAAAAACAAATTCACTAATTGTGTCAATCTCTGTTTTACCCTATTTGAAAGTAAATACAAGGTTATTTATACTAATAACAAACTATGATTAACTAGATACATTGAAATTTGACATTATATTTGTTGTTTTAATATCAGCATCAAAGTAAATACTTAATATTTTTATAATTCTTAACAATACTAGT harbors:
- a CDS encoding ABC transporter permease; its protein translation is MNKFWATFSLTYINKIKAKSFIIFMIIIAVLMIGLSNIDKIINMFDDGPDKIGVAAPNEQIYNAFKQQGKAFQSDAKYTKVSKDDAEKQVKNHKLDKAYVINLNKDNTLQATIISEKRVSKEDTQKVTALLTTIQTNFVATELNINKQDLQKLQAQSKVNNKIVSKDEVDKVSEGQKIFNYALAYGIIFLMFFIILNYASQIAMEIASEKTSRVIEMIITSISPVRHIFAKILGVIAVAVTQIILIVLMAVICIYAFDLKDLLKGFNVEMNQLSWQIIIVGIISSIVGIMAFVLLAAILGSLTSRIEDLNQSLMPMTLIGMIAFYIALFTINDPDGKLAIITSYIPFFAPFQLVVRAQTSALQINEVIISSLISIAMVVVLLWMAIKTYKDSVLTFERGLFKTFRRVFKQ
- a CDS encoding ribose 5-phosphate isomerase A, with translation MKDVKALKLMTLEDVLSQINGDMVLGIGTGSTMELLLPKIAELIKNRGYNITGVCTSNKIAFLAKELGIKICEINDVDHIDLAIDGADEVDPSLNIIKGGGGALFREKVIDEMASRFVVVVDETKIVRYLGETFKLPVEVDKFNWYHILRKIESYADIRVERRVNEDVAFITDNGNYILDCQLPEGIDPYQFHEYLIHLTGVFETGYFLDMADQVIVGTQDGVKILEK
- a CDS encoding DUF805 domain-containing protein, which produces MEQLPQVGFMKSFVLFWKNYVNFTGRSRRSEYWYMTLWHLIFLLPAFFVMLMGIVFVGIGEETNAEVLSMFGVMILILTVIYMFAYLLATIIPNLALSVRRFHDISRTMVLPIIMFAYGIVFSIVVQCIDSYYDNDLMYMPIGILILLVLLYLVCFGLSVTMIVFLCFDSKPANKYGESPKYPSTIKKQPEVAGTLETPKTPEETDNQF
- a CDS encoding ABC transporter ATP-binding protein, encoding MGLVIEHVTKRFGKMTAVNDISLELESGKMLGFLGRNGAGKTTTFRMILGLSEPTEGHITYNGKKLDKTMYNRIGYLPEERGLHAKMTVEDELKYLATLKGMSKKDIQSQMTYWLDRFDITENRKKRIDSLSKGNQQKIQLLASMLHKPELLILDEPFSGLDPVNVELLKEAVKDLNDWGSTIVYSSHRMEHVEELCDDVCILDKGKLIVSGDIQHVRSSNGYQKVVIESEAPIPDLSQIDGIIQSESIKQGIRLTIEDEAVAKNIYQVVTQQGYVKRFQVVEPSLQDIFIAKVGGKDE
- a CDS encoding YnfA family protein; the protein is MLYPIFIFLLAGICEIGGGYLIWLWLREGQSSLFGLIGGVILMLYGVIATFQSYPTFGRVYAAYGGVFIIMSLIFAMIVDKQMPDKYDIIGAIICIVGVLVMLLPSRA
- a CDS encoding MOSC domain-containing protein codes for the protein MIAIRAISTGKIQDLPYSTKRPMRSALDKTAIKERTWLSTIGFAGDEQAYKDHGGPHKAVCGFSKHNYNMYLDDIIELPTHAMFGENLTFENLDEADVFFGNQYQLGEAVIEVSEIREPCWKIQAKYNIPDLVKRMSTSGKTGFYFRVLKQGYVAPNDQLHLIKEAPIEHRMSIKQLNHLYYNDRQNETLLLQALNNPYLSPARREKLQKMYDRTLK
- a CDS encoding aldose epimerase family protein, with the protein product MIVEVEHQRHGVDLIKIDNDETKIIFTNYGARVVSWKYHDNNIVLGNVVEADEFYHNNPFKFGASIGRYSGRIDNAKFQLNSKEYHLEQNNGVHHLHGGRHGLDNKLFDYEIRNEIAQIKVIFKTVLKSADDHFPGDVNVTITHIYDADHQWSIEYEAVATEDTLFSPTNHVYFNLNRDNNVVDNHRISSKQLDMYLLDNRNIVTGEVLDLHEVFEHNKIKLSDIFTSQHPQLSEQMTNFGGLDHPFTVGEHKMFVENHEFSLEVDTDMPHVVFFTFNQPDEWESSFNIYKPHSGFTLETQFLPNDINLYGDTAPSILKAGVVFNSTTSFRIQEKVDNE